The DNA segment AACTGTAGGAATATATCTGCATGTCAAAACCCCCGAATTGATTGACTCCCGATTTCAACTCTCCATTCTATAACCGCCCCCGCCAACAGGACAACCTTGTATTCAAATAAAATACGAAAACGTCCTCTGTCAGCCGTCATGTTTTTTTATTTTTTCGCAATTTTGAACATTGCCGCAAATGAGACCGGTTCTAAAATTATATGTATGAATGATAAGCCGTTCAAAATCTTGATCGAAGGACCGCCCGGCTGCGGCAAGACCACCGCCATCAAAGAGATCACCTCCGAACTGCCCGGCTGCGCCTTCTCAGGCTTCTACACCAACGAAATGCGAGAAGAAGGCCGCCGCGTAGGCTTCACCATCACCAATTTCGCCGACCACTCCGAAGTCTTCGCACACCAGGATTTCGACACCCCCACAAAAGTCGGCAGATACAGCGTCGACGTGCAAACCTTCGAAAAGATCGCACTGCCCGCCATCGACATCGACCACACCACTGCCCCCCTGCTCATCATCGACGAAATAGGCAAAATGGAATGCCTCTCCGAACCCTTCCAGCAGCTCATCCTCAAGGCCTTCGACTCCCAGCGGGACATCATCGCCACCGTCCCCAACAAAGGCACGGGCCTCATACAGCAGATCAAAAAACACCCCAGCGTAAAGATCACCCGCCTCAGCAAGTCTAACTTCAACGAGACCATCTACCAAATCCTCAAAACCCTCCAGGTCGCATACTGACCCCGCAGACTGATCACCACTTCTAACGTTGACAAAACCGCCTCGCCCCCACAACATATGTAAATAACTTCCATCGTTATAGAAAACCAGCCATGCGAATGCAGATTAACGAACTCACACAAAAGATCATCGCCGAAAAACCGCGTACCATCCTCGTCCTCGGCGCCTGCGACACCGGCAAAACCACCTTCACCCTCGACCTCGCCAAAAGACTCGTCCAGCACTCCCCCACGGCCATCCTCGACTCCGACACAGGCCAGTCCCACATAGGCCTGCCCTCCACCATCGCATACGCCAACCTAACCCCCGGCACCACAGACTACCAAAGCCTCACCGCCAACGCCCCCGCGTTCATCGGCGACGTCACCCCAACCGGCCACCTCCTCCAGTTCTGCGCCGCCCTGCACAACTGCCTCCGATCCGCCCGCGAGCACGCTCACACCGTCCTCATCGACACTCCCGGCTACATCTCAGACTCAACCGCCCGCGCACTTTGGCACGAAACATACCGCCTGATCGCCCCCGACCTCATCATCGCCCTGCAGAAAGAGAACGAACTCGAACACATCCTCGCCTCCCTGCCCAAAAACGCCCGCATCACCCGCATAATCGCCCCCTCGCACATCCCCGCCAAAACACCCGCTGCCCGCCGGGCATACCGCAGCAACCTCTTCCGACGCTACTTCAATAACGCCCGCACCTGGACCGTCGACCTCAAAACTACCCCATACCAGTCCCGCTCAAACCTCACCCCACAAAACATCGCGAACCGCGTCCTCGCCCTGCGAAACTACAACTCCCACGACACCGCCCTCGCCATAGCAAAAGAATACGACCCACGCACCCGCCAGTTAACCATCCTCTCGCCCGCAACCCCGTGCTCCGACATCGCCGCCCTAATCTTCGGCGACTTCACCCTCGAACCCGCCGCCATCCCCTAACTCATTTGAATGATCACATCAGCATATCCCGCAGCGTCATAGCGTTCCGCACCGCGTTCCCCTCAACGTCATTATTGAAATAGGCGTACACCGCCTTAATCCCCTTCTTGTGCTTCTTCACCCAGTCCGCCCACTCGCTAAGCTGCCCATCGGTATACCCGCCGGAATACTCCCCCTGCGTCCCGTGAAACCGCAGATAGATCACATCCCCCGTCCGCTCTTTCGGCGACTCCACGCCTCCCATATCATGCACACAGAACCCGCACCCGAACTCGTCCAGCACATCCAGCACATCGTCGTCATACCAGCTCGCATGCCGAAACTCGAACACCGTATTATGCCCCTTCGGCAGCATCTCACAAAACGCCCTCAGCTTCTCCATCTTCTTGTGCAGATTCGGCGGAAGCTGATACAGCACGGGTCCCATCGTCTTCCCCAAATGCCCCATCCGCTCATAAAAATTGTCCAGCGCATCCCCCGGATCGGACAGCTTCTTGATATGGGTAATATAACGGTTCGCCTTCACCGTGTACAAAAATCCCTTCGGCGCCTCCTCCGCCCAGTCCTTCACCGTCTTCTCGTCCGGCAGCTTGTAAAAAGAATTGTTCACCTCCACCGTATCAAAGTGCTTCGCAAAAAAACCGAACCACTCCGACGTCTTCAGCTCCTCGGGATAGAACACCCCCCGCCAGTGCTTATAATGCCACCCGCTCGTCCCAACTCGTATCTCACACTTAGATTTACCCATACCCCCATCCTAACAACCAACCCAAAACCGTGAACCCAAAAAACCAAAAATTCCAGTTCATCAACATCTGATGACTGCCATCGCAACCACCACCCCGCATCAACTCAATATCTGTCATCGCGAGGAGCCTAGCGACATGGCGACCTCAACCGTGAAGATTTCAAAATAGGGACAGTCCCAATCCTGTTCGGCACGGGGATTGCTCTTTTATGATTTAACGCAGCATTTGACCATTTAGGCTGTATTATAGTCCGGCTGGGGATGTTGGCCAAGTTATTTGTGCGCAGCATTTACGCCGGCGTATCTGAGGGCAGACGCCGGCCTGGTGGGGCTAATCCTGTGGTCTGAGCCGGCCTATATGGGCCAGCAGTTCCTCTTCGTCGGCCATGCCGGTGAAGTACCAGCAGAGCATTTCATAGGTTCGGATCGTCGGTTTTTTGCCGGTCCAAAGTGAGATCAGCATGCATGCGATGATTGCCGCATAGGTTTGCAGTTCGATACCATTGTGGCAATAGCTCAGAAGGTGCCTGCAGCCAAGAACATGCTTGAAGAAGCGGAAGAATATTTCAATCGTCCACCGTTGCTTGAAGATCAGGGCGATAACGTCGGCATCGAGATCAAGTCGGTCGGTGGCTACCAGCAACGTCTGGCCCTGTTCGGGCCCGCCTCGTCCTGTCTTGGCACGCTTGATATGAGGCGTACATTTGATCGCGACCAGTCGAACCGGTGATGAGAGTTTTTGCTTCATTCTCAGGTTAGAGCCGAGACGGACGGTGCGGTCGAACAATACACTTGCATTTCTGGCATCTTCGCTGAGACTGTGCTCTTCGAGGGTTTCGTAGGCCGCATCATCATGCAGCCGACACACGAACGAACTGCCGGCATCGATGATTTGCTGGAACAACGCATAACTGGCGTATCCGCGGTCTTGAACGTATATACGGCCTTTTTCGAGATTGCCGGCAAGCGTCCGCCGTTCGTCTTCTTTACCTTCGGTGATGGTCAGTTTTAGCGGAACGTGCTTTTCCAAATCGAATTGGGCGTGGGCCTTGACCGCGTTCTTGTCGGTCTTCCAGAAGGCCCATGTCATCTTCGACAGAGCCGGGATTACCGTGCCGTCAACAGCCGTCAGTATCCCGGATAGGTCATTGAGTTTGCTGTTGAGGGAAACAGGGCCAAGCTTTGCTGCAAGGTCGTCAACAATCTCCTGCATTAGCTGGCTGTCGAAAACCCGGGCTGCTTCTGAAAGACTGCCCAGCGAAGTACGAGGACAGCCAAGCTTGCGTTGAACCTTTTTGAGCTCACTGGCCTGCTGAACAGCCCGCAGTGAGGTGCAGATCGGGTTGAACATATAGAGCAGCAATAAGGACATGTACTGGTCCATGTGCAGCAGCCGATTGCCCGCCCGGTCATTCTCGCAGCCGGCCTCATGCAGCGATTCAAGCATCCCGGAGATGGACTTGAAATACTTAAAACCAGCAAGCTGATGCTCTTTGATTTTTTTACGCTTGGCCGTCATAAACGCCATTACAACAAAGCATAAGCGATGGCGCAAGACCTAAATACGAGAAAAGTAAAAAATTAGGTTCAAGGGAAGATAACTTGACTATAGATGGCGTTAAGTTATTATCCCACAATGATTAACAAGTACAAAAAGCGTTCAAAAATTTCGGAGGCCAAATTCCGGCAGATCGTAAAGCTGTTCGCCCTGGATATCGAGGCCACCAAAATTGCTGAGCTGACTGGTCTTTCGAGAAAGACCATCAACACGATTCTTTACAAAATTCGAATACGGATCGCCGAATACTGTCAGCAGCAAAGTCCGTTTGACGTCGGCGAGATTGAGATCGACGAAAGCTATTTCGGAGCCCGAAGGGTGCGTGGCGTTCGAGGCCGTGGTGCTAAGGGCAAGCACATTGTCTTCGGCCTGATAAAACGCGGCGGTAAGGTCTACACGCAGGTGGTCAGAAACTGCTCTAAAAGCACGCTGATGCCCATTATAAAGCAAAAGGTTGATAAGGATTCGATCGTGTACACCGATGGTTTCAAAACCTATGACGGCCTGGTTGACTTTGGCTACAAGAAGCACTATCGCGTCAAACATGGAGAGAACGAATTTGCTGAAGGTCACAATCACATTAACGGAATTGAGAACTTCTGGGCGATTGCCAAAGGTCGGCTCAACAAGTTTCGAGGAATCAGCAAAGGTACCTTTGCTCTGCACCTGAAAGAATGTGAATTTAGATTTAACCATCGACACGATGACCTGTACAAGTTACTGTTAAAAATACTCAGAAAGAACCCAATTTAATCCAAGTTATCTTCCCTTGAACCAAAAATTATATACAAATCACGTGCCGAACAGGATTGTGACTGTCACCCATTTTCACCCAACTGTCGCCTCGAAAACCAAACGCCAACCGCACCCATCAACAATAACAGCACCAGACCCATCAAACTCACCAGTAAAGAAACGCGAGCGTCGACCAAGACGCGAGTCCCTACCTAACGCCAGCCGAAACTCCCTAACGCCCCAACCACCCCCTTGCAATCTCCAGCCGAACTAACTACAATCCACACCCATGACCAAAACCAGACAGCAAAATCTGACCGACTGCCACCTCCACCTCCAGGCCTTCACCGACGACCTGGACGCGGTACTCGACCGCGCCCGCGCCGCCGGCGTCAGCCGTTACATCTGCAACGCAACCCAACCCAGCGACTGGCCCGCCGTCAAACAGCTCGCTGCAACCCATCCAGACATGATCCCCGCCTTCGGCCTGCACCCGCACTTCGTCACCGACCAGCCCGAAAACTGGCTCGACCGCCTCGAACAGTACCTCACCGCAACCCCCTCCGCCGCCGTAGGCGAAATAGGCCTCGACCGCCACTTCACCAGAGAAACGTTCCAAGCCCAGCGAACCGCCTTCATCGCCCAGCTCGACCTCGCCCGCAAACTCGACCGCCCCGCTATGATCCACTGCCTCCGCGCCGACGGTCCAATGATCGACATCCTCACCGACCAGCCCAAGCAGCCCCGCCCCATCCTTATGCACGCATACTCCGCCTCCGCCGAAATGCTCCCCCGCTTCGCCCGCCTCGCCGCATACTTCTCCTTCGGCGGCGCAGCAATCCGTCAGAACGCCAAAAACGCGCACCACGCCCTAACCGCCGTCCCAGACGACCGACTCCTCATCGAAACCGACTCCCCCGATATGACACCGCCCAAAAAGTATCAATCCGCAGACATCCCAAACCCCGACCGAAACGAACCGGCCAACCTGCCGCACATCCTCACCCGCATCGCCGAAATACGAAATACCGACCCCGAAAAATTAACTGAACAAATCGCCCGCAACACCGAAAAGTTCCTTGCAAGTCTCAAACCCTGAACCATAAACAAATTTTCACCCTCAACCCCCCAATTAGTATGACCCAACAAAATTTCCACAAACGATTCGCACGAACCGCACGCCTCGTCGGACCCGAAGGCGTCAAACGCCTCTCCTCAGCCCATGTCGCCGTCATAGGCCTCGGAGCCGTCGGCAGCTATGCGGTCGAGGCCCTCACCCGTGCAGGCGTCGGCAATCTCACCCTCGTAGACTTCGACCAGATCACCCACAGCAACATGAACCGCCAGCTCTACGCCCTCGAATCCACACTCGGCCAACCCAAATCCGAGATCGCCCGCCGCCGCGTCCTCGACATCAACCCCGACTGCAATGTCCGCGCCCTGCACACCTTCATCCACCACGATACCGTCCGCTCCGTACTCGAACCGCGTCCGGACATCGTCATCGACGCCATCGACTCACTAAACCCCAAGGTCGAACTGCTCACCGCCCTGCACGAACTCGCCATCCCCACCGTCACCAGCATGGGAGCGGCCCTGCGCACCGATCCTTCCGCGATCCGCGTCGCCAAACTCAAAAAATCCTACAACTGCCCCCTCGCCCGCCTCGTCCGCAAACGCCTCCGCCGCCGCAACATCCCCCTCGACTTCACCTGCGTCTACTCCACCGAAACCACCGACAACCTCCCCGACCACGCAATAGGCTCGGACCGAGCCGACGAACACGACCACTCATTCCGCGGCCGACAACGATCCACCCTCGGCTCACTGCCCACCATAACAGGCATCTTCGGCCTCACCGCCGCAAACACCGCTATAAAGATGCTTGCCGGGGAAACGGCACAGCGGGAACCAAAGGCCCGAAAAACAGGCTGAAGGTCCAGCTCATCTATTCTTTCAACTGCATTGTCTTTTGAAGCTCCAGCATAGGACCTTGATTTACAACCATTGTACCTGTCGATGTCCGGTCGAGGTCCACAACGAGCAGTAGAATAGCGGAAAAAGTAAGTGCTACCGCAATTACTATCAAAGTACTGCCCCTGCCGGAAAGCCCCATCTGGTAGCCAACTGCCAACATTGAGAGAATCATTGCCACATAAATTATGTACCAGACAATTGCCTGGAAACGGTACCTTGTCACAACCACTCTGCTGGTATGCAGATCAAACAATTCGTTTAATGAACTTATAAACACCGCTTCAACAGGTGACTTATTGTCTGCCTCCACCATTTTTTTTGTCTGAAGCCACATCAAATCCTGCAACTGTTCAGATCTTGCAATCAACTGCTTCATCTTTTCCGGATCTGCTCGGACTGCCTCATCTGCCACCAGCGTCCGAATATCCACATATTTTTCGAGGAGTTTTTTAAT comes from the Anaerohalosphaera lusitana genome and includes:
- a CDS encoding IS1595 family transposase, giving the protein MINKYKKRSKISEAKFRQIVKLFALDIEATKIAELTGLSRKTINTILYKIRIRIAEYCQQQSPFDVGEIEIDESYFGARRVRGVRGRGAKGKHIVFGLIKRGGKVYTQVVRNCSKSTLMPIIKQKVDKDSIVYTDGFKTYDGLVDFGYKKHYRVKHGENEFAEGHNHINGIENFWAIAKGRLNKFRGISKGTFALHLKECEFRFNHRHDDLYKLLLKILRKNPI
- a CDS encoding Clp1/GlmU family protein, giving the protein MRMQINELTQKIIAEKPRTILVLGACDTGKTTFTLDLAKRLVQHSPTAILDSDTGQSHIGLPSTIAYANLTPGTTDYQSLTANAPAFIGDVTPTGHLLQFCAALHNCLRSAREHAHTVLIDTPGYISDSTARALWHETYRLIAPDLIIALQKENELEHILASLPKNARITRIIAPSHIPAKTPAARRAYRSNLFRRYFNNARTWTVDLKTTPYQSRSNLTPQNIANRVLALRNYNSHDTALAIAKEYDPRTRQLTILSPATPCSDIAALIFGDFTLEPAAIP
- a CDS encoding TatD family hydrolase, producing the protein MTKTRQQNLTDCHLHLQAFTDDLDAVLDRARAAGVSRYICNATQPSDWPAVKQLAATHPDMIPAFGLHPHFVTDQPENWLDRLEQYLTATPSAAVGEIGLDRHFTRETFQAQRTAFIAQLDLARKLDRPAMIHCLRADGPMIDILTDQPKQPRPILMHAYSASAEMLPRFARLAAYFSFGGAAIRQNAKNAHHALTAVPDDRLLIETDSPDMTPPKKYQSADIPNPDRNEPANLPHILTRIAEIRNTDPEKLTEQIARNTEKFLASLKP
- a CDS encoding tRNA threonylcarbamoyladenosine dehydratase, which codes for MTQQNFHKRFARTARLVGPEGVKRLSSAHVAVIGLGAVGSYAVEALTRAGVGNLTLVDFDQITHSNMNRQLYALESTLGQPKSEIARRRVLDINPDCNVRALHTFIHHDTVRSVLEPRPDIVIDAIDSLNPKVELLTALHELAIPTVTSMGAALRTDPSAIRVAKLKKSYNCPLARLVRKRLRRRNIPLDFTCVYSTETTDNLPDHAIGSDRADEHDHSFRGRQRSTLGSLPTITGIFGLTAANTAIKMLAGETAQREPKARKTG
- a CDS encoding IS4 family transposase, which translates into the protein MTAKRKKIKEHQLAGFKYFKSISGMLESLHEAGCENDRAGNRLLHMDQYMSLLLLYMFNPICTSLRAVQQASELKKVQRKLGCPRTSLGSLSEAARVFDSQLMQEIVDDLAAKLGPVSLNSKLNDLSGILTAVDGTVIPALSKMTWAFWKTDKNAVKAHAQFDLEKHVPLKLTITEGKEDERRTLAGNLEKGRIYVQDRGYASYALFQQIIDAGSSFVCRLHDDAAYETLEEHSLSEDARNASVLFDRTVRLGSNLRMKQKLSSPVRLVAIKCTPHIKRAKTGRGGPEQGQTLLVATDRLDLDADVIALIFKQRWTIEIFFRFFKHVLGCRHLLSYCHNGIELQTYAAIIACMLISLWTGKKPTIRTYEMLCWYFTGMADEEELLAHIGRLRPQD
- a CDS encoding NTPase, producing MNDKPFKILIEGPPGCGKTTAIKEITSELPGCAFSGFYTNEMREEGRRVGFTITNFADHSEVFAHQDFDTPTKVGRYSVDVQTFEKIALPAIDIDHTTAPLLIIDEIGKMECLSEPFQQLILKAFDSQRDIIATVPNKGTGLIQQIKKHPSVKITRLSKSNFNETIYQILKTLQVAY
- a CDS encoding DUF72 domain-containing protein, which produces MGKSKCEIRVGTSGWHYKHWRGVFYPEELKTSEWFGFFAKHFDTVEVNNSFYKLPDEKTVKDWAEEAPKGFLYTVKANRYITHIKKLSDPGDALDNFYERMGHLGKTMGPVLYQLPPNLHKKMEKLRAFCEMLPKGHNTVFEFRHASWYDDDVLDVLDEFGCGFCVHDMGGVESPKERTGDVIYLRFHGTQGEYSGGYTDGQLSEWADWVKKHKKGIKAVYAYFNNDVEGNAVRNAMTLRDMLM